One Halorientalis litorea DNA segment encodes these proteins:
- a CDS encoding digeranylgeranylglycerophospholipid reductase — MTEQFDVVVAGAGPAGAQCARDVAERGYDVLVLETEAEDEFPRQSNKSTGGTFPSMMASFNVPDDVVMQFTDSVVLESPNEHFVRDMAGAVLEFADFKQWLVDAGREAGAQYRFDARVSGPVLEGGEIVGVEYNGGEQVYGDIVVDATGPSAPLAQELGVANLERRNQAIGVEYEFEGVDLDHPDYADLTDAMMLRLDHELAPGGYSWIFHTGADTAKVGLCYIQNDEFRRHATADRTIDGYLDYWLERDPRFENAERIAGKQHRGSAHIQPPDSMSTANFMAIGDTVPTIDPLWGEGIHKCMESGRAAAITADRCLTPATPDTSAEEMAIYDELWHDRVAPKMRTRLLMTRLLYFAPNDRYDRLMRDLQRADDDTLARVNNGDKMAMRKMFHLSDLPMLAQFARQHVGS; from the coding sequence ATGACCGAGCAGTTCGACGTGGTTGTCGCCGGTGCAGGTCCCGCTGGCGCACAATGTGCCCGCGACGTGGCGGAGCGGGGGTACGACGTTCTCGTCCTCGAGACGGAGGCCGAAGACGAGTTCCCTCGCCAGAGCAACAAGTCGACTGGCGGGACGTTCCCGTCGATGATGGCGTCGTTCAACGTCCCGGACGACGTGGTGATGCAGTTTACCGATAGCGTGGTGTTGGAATCGCCGAACGAACACTTCGTCCGCGACATGGCCGGCGCGGTGTTGGAGTTCGCCGACTTCAAACAGTGGCTCGTCGACGCGGGCCGCGAGGCCGGCGCACAGTACCGGTTCGACGCCCGCGTGTCGGGGCCAGTGCTAGAGGGTGGTGAAATCGTCGGCGTCGAGTACAACGGCGGCGAGCAGGTATACGGCGACATCGTGGTCGACGCCACCGGCCCGTCCGCGCCGCTGGCACAGGAACTCGGCGTGGCCAACCTCGAACGCCGCAATCAGGCCATCGGCGTCGAGTACGAGTTCGAGGGTGTCGATTTGGACCACCCAGACTACGCCGACCTGACCGACGCGATGATGCTCCGTCTCGACCACGAACTCGCGCCTGGCGGCTACTCGTGGATATTCCACACCGGCGCGGACACGGCGAAGGTCGGCCTCTGTTACATTCAAAACGACGAGTTCAGGCGACACGCCACCGCCGACCGGACCATCGACGGCTACCTCGACTACTGGCTCGAGCGGGACCCACGCTTCGAGAACGCCGAGCGCATCGCGGGGAAACAACACCGTGGCTCGGCCCACATCCAGCCCCCGGACAGCATGAGCACGGCCAACTTCATGGCCATCGGCGACACGGTACCGACTATCGACCCGCTCTGGGGCGAAGGCATCCACAAGTGCATGGAGTCGGGACGGGCCGCCGCCATCACCGCGGACCGGTGTCTCACTCCGGCGACCCCGGACACGTCAGCCGAGGAGATGGCGATATACGACGAACTGTGGCACGACCGGGTCGCACCGAAGATGCGGACCCGACTGCTGATGACGCGACTCCTCTACTTCGCGCCGAACGACCGCTACGACAGGCTGATGCGTGACCTCCAGCGTGCCGACGACGACACCCTCGCCCGGGTGAACAACGGCGACAAGATGGCGATGCGGAAGATGTTCCACCTTTCGGACCTCCCGATGTTGGCACAGTTCGCCCGCCAACACGTCGGGAGTTGA
- a CDS encoding AN1-type zinc finger domain-containing protein, whose protein sequence is MSVSCPSCGDRVENTYNCRDCGDAFCVDCRLPGDHDCVSEGGNDSSEPASASDDSFWASVEESLAPFHDAMRPLARGWRKIPWPIPVVLSVVVVPLSWFIFAAHVYAERLGPDGPVWTPSRVYYFPTAATVFLGVFPLVGLGITAVMGYPLLFVTVLVYAVRRARNSGPDSDADADTDSETTDDEVTTLLDEARTEAGVAREAADDGDHERAADRYDRAIDRAERAREMATDAFPDRIPEIEEYLSTLRRRREDVPDE, encoded by the coding sequence ATGAGCGTTTCGTGTCCGTCCTGTGGGGACCGGGTGGAGAACACGTACAACTGTCGTGACTGTGGGGACGCCTTCTGCGTGGACTGCCGACTTCCCGGCGACCACGATTGTGTTTCCGAAGGGGGCAACGACTCGTCGGAGCCAGCGTCGGCGTCCGATGACTCGTTCTGGGCGTCAGTCGAAGAGTCGCTCGCGCCGTTTCACGACGCGATGCGACCGCTCGCGCGCGGGTGGCGAAAGATACCGTGGCCGATACCGGTCGTGCTGTCTGTCGTCGTCGTTCCGCTCTCGTGGTTCATCTTCGCGGCGCACGTCTACGCCGAACGGTTGGGACCGGACGGTCCGGTTTGGACGCCGAGTCGCGTGTACTACTTCCCGACGGCGGCGACAGTCTTCCTCGGCGTCTTCCCGCTCGTCGGCCTCGGCATCACGGCCGTCATGGGGTACCCCCTCCTGTTCGTGACCGTCTTGGTGTACGCGGTTCGGCGCGCTCGTAACTCCGGTCCGGACAGCGACGCGGACGCGGACACTGATTCGGAGACGACCGACGACGAGGTGACCACACTCTTGGACGAGGCACGGACTGAGGCCGGGGTGGCACGCGAGGCGGCCGACGACGGCGACCACGAACGCGCCGCCGACCGCTACGACCGCGCTATCGACCGGGCGGAACGCGCCCGTGAGATGGCCACCGACGCCTTCCCAGACCGAATCCCCGAGATAGAGGAGTACCTCTCGACGCTCCGACGACGCCGCGAGGACGTACCGGACGAGTAG
- a CDS encoding aldo/keto reductase codes for MSHQDTGTESAPRASGMPMLGLGTWQNDEPGQCAESVQTALEMGYRHVDTAQAYGNEAAVGEGIAAADVDREDVFLATKVWISRLAHDDVLSSTEESLDKLGVDSLDLLYIHWPAREYDPEGTLAAFEQLHDEGKIEHFGVSNFEPEHIEAARDHTDIPIFANQVELHPLLPQEELREYAAETGLELVAYSPLARGRVFDNDTITTIAEKHDASAAQVSLAWLREKGVTAIPKATGEAHIRDNWASLSLDLSEDDIAAIDAIDETDRQVHPDFAPDAW; via the coding sequence ATGTCTCACCAGGACACCGGGACCGAGAGCGCGCCGCGTGCCAGCGGGATGCCGATGCTCGGCCTCGGAACGTGGCAAAACGACGAACCCGGCCAGTGCGCCGAGAGCGTACAGACTGCCCTCGAGATGGGCTACAGACACGTCGACACCGCACAGGCCTACGGGAACGAGGCCGCCGTCGGCGAGGGCATCGCGGCGGCGGACGTGGACCGCGAGGACGTGTTCCTCGCCACGAAGGTCTGGATTTCGCGCCTCGCTCACGACGACGTGCTCTCCTCGACCGAGGAGAGTCTCGACAAACTCGGCGTCGACAGTCTGGACCTGCTCTACATCCACTGGCCCGCCCGCGAGTACGACCCCGAGGGGACGCTCGCGGCGTTCGAGCAGCTACACGACGAGGGTAAAATCGAGCACTTCGGCGTCTCGAACTTCGAACCGGAGCACATCGAGGCGGCGCGCGACCACACCGACATCCCGATATTCGCCAATCAGGTCGAACTCCACCCGCTACTCCCACAGGAGGAGTTGCGGGAGTACGCCGCCGAAACCGGCCTCGAACTGGTGGCGTACTCGCCGCTGGCACGCGGTCGGGTGTTCGACAACGACACCATCACCACAATCGCCGAGAAACACGACGCCAGCGCGGCACAGGTCAGTCTCGCGTGGCTTCGCGAGAAGGGCGTGACCGCCATCCCGAAGGCGACGGGCGAGGCACACATCCGCGACAACTGGGCGTCGCTGTCGCTCGACCTCTCAGAGGACGACATCGCCGCCATCGACGCCATCGACGAGACGGACCGGCAGGTCCACCCGGACTTCGCACCGGACGCGTGGTGA
- a CDS encoding DUF7333 family protein encodes MEFDLTKTAVIFAAIIAVGVGGLIAAPIPMETGTILMMVLPSTVVFGVVCLALGVKYGEYRARSV; translated from the coding sequence ATGGAGTTCGACCTCACCAAGACGGCGGTCATCTTCGCGGCGATAATCGCTGTCGGCGTCGGCGGCCTCATCGCCGCACCGATTCCGATGGAGACCGGCACGATTCTGATGATGGTGTTGCCGTCGACAGTCGTCTTCGGCGTCGTCTGCCTCGCACTGGGCGTCAAATACGGCGAGTACCGGGCGCGGTCAGTCTAA
- a CDS encoding DUF7122 family protein: MNDGQQFDRLPETAADRELDRRPTRTAVLAWWDERFGIDPEFFAEYTFWEKGKGKVWAFRADVDSPVRVESLGMSVLRTRGEHWKPTTNAAQRFGKYATKNVVELSRAEAETFVAGEDQPLDWDGDWGYLVAAHDIAGTTEPLGVGLYLHGELRSQIPKGRRRELD, from the coding sequence GTGAACGACGGCCAACAGTTCGACCGACTCCCCGAGACGGCGGCGGACCGCGAACTCGACCGGCGGCCGACCCGCACAGCGGTCCTCGCGTGGTGGGACGAGCGGTTCGGCATCGACCCGGAGTTCTTCGCCGAGTACACGTTCTGGGAGAAGGGGAAAGGGAAGGTGTGGGCGTTTCGCGCCGACGTGGACTCGCCGGTCCGCGTCGAGAGTCTCGGGATGAGCGTCCTCCGGACCCGCGGCGAACACTGGAAACCGACGACGAACGCCGCCCAGCGGTTCGGCAAGTACGCGACGAAGAACGTGGTGGAACTCTCACGGGCGGAGGCCGAGACGTTCGTCGCGGGCGAGGACCAACCGCTCGACTGGGACGGCGACTGGGGGTACCTCGTCGCCGCCCACGACATCGCCGGGACGACCGAACCGCTCGGTGTCGGTCTCTATCTACACGGAGAACTCCGCTCGCAGATTCCGAAGGGGCGACGCCGAGAGTTAGACTGA
- a CDS encoding RsmB/NOP family class I SAM-dependent RNA methyltransferase codes for MEVLERYESLLDDFEAFTAACERPLPSVVRVNTIKTTVERARRALDEEAIAFEPCDWHPGLLKLPETQPGANWPYYHGWLHGQEEVSAVPATVLDPQPGERVWDACAAPGSKTTQLAALMDDGGLLVGTDSNLGRISALRSNAERLGVTNLGITNEDARVHSLKPWGGEEYDRALVDAPCSCEGTVRKNPDTLEEWSLDHVESIATVQQGILTRAVQATREGGTVVYSTCTFAPEENEAVLDHVLTEEDCRLVEFDLSLDTAPGVTEWQGETFDGSVAKARRIYPHRNDTGGFFCAKLEVTG; via the coding sequence ATGGAGGTACTGGAGCGGTACGAGTCACTCCTCGACGATTTCGAGGCGTTCACTGCGGCCTGTGAGCGTCCGCTCCCGTCGGTCGTCCGGGTCAACACCATCAAGACGACAGTCGAGCGCGCCCGGCGCGCCCTCGACGAGGAAGCCATCGCGTTCGAGCCGTGTGACTGGCACCCCGGCCTGCTGAAACTCCCCGAGACACAACCCGGTGCCAACTGGCCGTACTACCACGGGTGGCTCCACGGGCAGGAGGAAGTCTCGGCGGTTCCAGCCACCGTCCTCGACCCGCAACCGGGCGAGCGGGTGTGGGACGCCTGCGCCGCGCCGGGGAGCAAGACCACGCAACTCGCCGCGCTGATGGACGACGGCGGCCTGCTCGTGGGGACCGACAGCAACCTCGGACGCATCTCCGCGCTCCGCTCGAACGCCGAGCGACTGGGCGTGACGAACCTCGGCATCACGAACGAGGACGCCCGCGTCCACTCGCTGAAGCCGTGGGGTGGGGAAGAGTACGACCGCGCGCTGGTCGACGCGCCCTGTTCCTGTGAGGGGACAGTACGGAAGAACCCGGACACGCTGGAGGAGTGGTCGCTCGACCACGTGGAGAGTATCGCGACGGTCCAGCAGGGTATCCTCACCCGTGCCGTACAGGCGACACGCGAGGGCGGCACCGTCGTCTACTCGACCTGTACGTTCGCGCCCGAGGAGAACGAGGCCGTCCTCGACCACGTCCTCACCGAGGAGGACTGCCGCCTCGTCGAGTTCGACCTGTCACTCGACACCGCACCGGGCGTGACGGAGTGGCAGGGCGAGACGTTCGACGGCAGCGTCGCGAAGGCACGCCGCATCTACCCCCATCGCAACGACACGGGCGGCTTCTTCTGTGCGAAACTGGAGGTGACGGGATGA
- a CDS encoding proteasome assembly chaperone family protein — translation MAHVQIHDDTIDLQSPVLVEGLPGVGLVGKLATDHLVEHLSMTHYGSCFCDGLPDVAVYQEDSGAVQPPVRIYAAPDHDLLALQSDVPVSPSEAAEFATCLTGWLAEQNALPLYLSGLPTEKDGRPKLHGISTGDADTLLDDHDIGTPRQGGLVSGPTGALLHQAYRSDLDSLGLVVQSNRQFPDPEAARVLLVDAIQPIAGVDTPTDSLVEQAEEVADARQQLAEQMSQATEESSQAQPLGFQ, via the coding sequence ATGGCACACGTTCAGATTCACGACGACACCATCGACCTCCAATCACCTGTTCTCGTGGAAGGGCTCCCCGGTGTCGGGTTGGTCGGCAAGCTAGCGACGGACCACCTCGTAGAGCACCTCTCGATGACACACTACGGGTCCTGCTTCTGTGACGGACTCCCGGACGTGGCGGTCTATCAGGAGGACTCTGGAGCGGTCCAACCGCCGGTCCGCATCTACGCGGCCCCCGACCACGATTTGCTCGCCCTCCAGAGCGATGTCCCCGTCTCGCCTTCCGAGGCCGCCGAGTTCGCCACCTGTCTCACGGGGTGGCTCGCAGAGCAGAACGCCCTCCCGCTGTATCTCAGCGGCCTCCCCACCGAGAAGGACGGCCGTCCGAAACTCCACGGCATCTCGACCGGTGACGCCGATACACTCCTCGACGACCACGACATCGGCACGCCCCGTCAGGGCGGCCTAGTTTCTGGCCCGACCGGTGCGTTGCTCCACCAGGCCTACCGCAGTGACCTCGATTCCCTCGGCCTCGTCGTCCAGTCGAACAGGCAGTTTCCCGACCCGGAGGCCGCCCGCGTCCTTCTAGTGGACGCCATCCAGCCAATCGCCGGCGTCGATACGCCGACCGATTCGCTCGTCGAACAGGCCGAAGAAGTCGCGGACGCCCGCCAGCAACTCGCCGAGCAGATGAGTCAGGCCACCGAGGAGAGCAGTCAGGCCCAACCGCTCGGGTTCCAGTAG